In Legionella cardiaca, a genomic segment contains:
- the smc gene encoding chromosome segregation protein SMC — protein MQLKELKLAGFKSFVDLTVVPFPSQLVAVVGPNGCGKSNVIDAVRWVMGESSAKNLRGESMTDVIFNGSTNRKAVGQASVELVFDNSLGRLTGQYGSYQEISVKRVVTRDGESYYYLNGSRCRRRDITDIFLGTGAGARGYSIIGQGTISRIVEARPEELRAYLEEAAGVSKYKERRRETLVRINHTRENLARVADIRDELDKQLQRLERQAKAAERYKVLKAEERLYKAEILALKWRGLTEEQITRQAAIKQFLAEYESHQANAAEAFKQSTLFREKLHEDNEVFQQVQTNFYQLATEIARLEEAIGQNKREKQRLQADQQQIQIDWQTATNQIQQDTELLQNSEQSLETLNKNWQSLQTEFCDKERLLQDIQKQQADWNSKAQSMQIESNKAIRVVEVEQLRLQHIAQQRQHVLTRLEKIAEEQRLIEIDSLKETLVTQKETLKLLAMQIEEQEIGYQQIATETSACREQLAATEKKVLEAQDNVYHLTTKQAGVFAAQQTALGRTKTLTSLELWENKPRLVEKLTVDKEWQYACELVLNDGLQAIVLDSLDELLANISTIPANTALFLTPRQIKETVKSNYPRLVDKITGFQPNWLPSLDNIYAANNLDEALAWLGNLSDLESIITPDGYWLSKQWIKIAKASAQEQTGLLLRQEELVILNKELSTAEEQLASLKIARDQLHQRLQEHSLSLDIAKQHLSVTRDNYKTCELDVNTKTHALQQAEIRENLLVGEHEELSLALEELATDQHNAEQALLIATKATKQHEEEQHEFVVQKTQWDNTLLSHRQAVDDVRAALHQSQLLYDREKIKIQQLTENVKREKLRLETLDDRMETLAARLLALETPEAGLHNNLQEKILQHRELEEQLSLFRENLNSLTRQLESFEALVRTEEKNAQLVQEKMQQEQMQEQALAVRASGIIESLTELDVQLKDLLANIPTDVSQEAHEQALAEIVEKIKRLGAINLAAIEEYDTELQRKQHLDEQYHDLSEALATLDAAIEKMDKETQQRLKNTFDEVNTAFQSLFPRLFGGGRAMLELTCDNLLEAGILVMAQPPGKRNSTIHLLSGGEKAMTAVALVFAIFQLNPSPFCMLDEVDAPLDDVNVGRFCTLVKEMSQFVQFLFITHNKVTMELADHLIGVTMREPGVSRVVAVDVEQALSMSSSE, from the coding sequence ATGCAGCTTAAAGAGTTAAAATTAGCAGGGTTTAAATCCTTCGTGGATCTCACTGTCGTGCCTTTTCCAAGTCAATTGGTTGCAGTTGTTGGACCTAATGGTTGTGGAAAATCCAATGTTATTGATGCTGTACGCTGGGTAATGGGCGAAAGCTCTGCAAAAAATCTGCGCGGCGAGTCAATGACTGATGTCATTTTTAATGGTTCAACAAATCGTAAAGCTGTAGGGCAGGCTTCCGTAGAGCTTGTTTTCGACAATAGCCTTGGACGCTTAACAGGCCAATATGGCAGCTACCAGGAAATTTCAGTAAAACGTGTCGTTACTCGCGATGGTGAATCCTACTACTATTTAAATGGTAGTCGTTGCCGTCGCCGTGATATCACCGATATATTTTTAGGAACAGGAGCAGGTGCTCGTGGTTATTCCATTATTGGCCAGGGAACTATTTCAAGAATTGTAGAAGCTCGCCCCGAGGAATTAAGAGCTTATCTTGAAGAAGCGGCAGGTGTTTCAAAATATAAAGAGCGACGTCGTGAAACGTTGGTACGTATTAATCATACCCGCGAAAATTTGGCACGCGTTGCTGATATCCGCGATGAATTAGACAAACAGTTACAGCGACTCGAGCGCCAAGCCAAAGCGGCTGAGCGTTATAAGGTTCTGAAGGCTGAAGAGCGATTGTACAAAGCCGAAATTTTAGCATTGAAATGGCGCGGACTAACGGAAGAACAAATTACAAGACAGGCGGCAATCAAGCAATTTCTGGCGGAATATGAAAGCCATCAGGCAAATGCAGCCGAAGCGTTTAAGCAAAGTACATTATTTCGTGAAAAACTTCATGAGGACAATGAGGTTTTTCAACAGGTACAAACGAATTTTTATCAATTGGCTACAGAAATTGCTCGTTTAGAAGAGGCAATTGGCCAAAACAAACGTGAAAAGCAGCGTCTGCAGGCCGATCAACAACAAATCCAAATAGATTGGCAAACGGCAACGAATCAAATACAACAAGATACTGAGCTATTGCAAAATAGTGAGCAATCCTTAGAAACATTAAATAAGAATTGGCAATCTTTACAGACGGAATTTTGTGATAAAGAACGGTTATTGCAGGACATACAGAAACAACAAGCGGACTGGAACAGCAAGGCACAGTCAATGCAAATTGAGTCCAATAAAGCCATACGCGTGGTCGAAGTCGAACAGTTGCGATTACAGCATATTGCTCAACAACGCCAACACGTATTAACAAGGCTTGAAAAAATTGCCGAGGAACAACGACTCATTGAAATTGATTCTCTCAAGGAAACGCTTGTCACGCAAAAAGAAACATTAAAATTATTGGCGATGCAAATAGAGGAACAAGAGATTGGCTACCAGCAAATTGCAACCGAAACCTCAGCATGCCGGGAACAGTTAGCCGCAACGGAGAAGAAGGTTCTTGAAGCACAAGACAACGTTTATCATTTAACTACCAAGCAGGCTGGTGTATTTGCAGCACAACAGACTGCTTTGGGGCGCACAAAAACATTAACTTCTCTTGAATTGTGGGAAAATAAACCTCGCCTCGTTGAAAAATTGACCGTAGATAAAGAGTGGCAATATGCTTGTGAACTTGTACTCAATGATGGCTTGCAAGCCATTGTTTTGGATTCGTTGGATGAACTCCTGGCAAATATCAGTACAATACCTGCTAATACCGCGTTGTTCCTTACCCCACGTCAAATTAAAGAAACAGTAAAGAGCAACTACCCACGTTTAGTTGATAAAATAACGGGTTTTCAACCCAATTGGTTGCCCTCTCTAGATAATATTTATGCGGCCAATAATTTAGATGAAGCACTTGCCTGGTTGGGAAATTTAAGTGACTTGGAATCAATCATTACTCCTGATGGCTATTGGTTATCAAAACAATGGATTAAAATTGCCAAGGCATCCGCCCAAGAACAAACAGGATTATTATTGCGTCAGGAAGAATTAGTAATTCTTAATAAAGAGCTTTCTACTGCTGAAGAACAATTAGCTAGTTTAAAAATAGCGCGTGATCAATTACATCAACGGCTTCAAGAGCATAGCTTAAGTTTGGACATTGCAAAGCAGCATTTATCGGTAACTCGTGATAATTATAAAACTTGTGAACTAGATGTTAATACGAAAACGCATGCCTTACAGCAAGCTGAGATAAGAGAAAATCTTTTAGTTGGTGAACATGAAGAACTTTCATTAGCGTTGGAAGAATTGGCAACGGATCAACATAATGCAGAACAGGCCTTGTTGATAGCGACCAAAGCAACTAAACAACATGAAGAGGAACAACATGAATTTGTTGTTCAAAAAACACAATGGGACAATACCTTACTGTCTCATCGTCAAGCGGTGGACGATGTCCGAGCAGCTTTACATCAGAGTCAGTTACTCTATGATCGAGAAAAGATAAAAATTCAGCAGCTAACGGAGAATGTCAAACGTGAAAAATTACGTCTTGAAACTCTGGATGACCGTATGGAAACGCTTGCTGCTCGCTTATTGGCTCTTGAAACCCCCGAAGCGGGTTTACATAATAATTTGCAAGAAAAAATTCTGCAGCATAGGGAGTTAGAAGAACAATTAAGCCTATTCAGAGAAAATCTCAATAGCTTAACAAGACAATTAGAATCTTTTGAAGCACTTGTTCGGACAGAAGAAAAAAATGCACAGCTTGTTCAGGAAAAAATGCAACAAGAACAAATGCAGGAACAAGCGCTAGCTGTTCGTGCAAGTGGAATTATTGAGTCATTGACAGAACTTGATGTGCAGTTGAAGGATTTATTAGCCAATATCCCCACGGATGTTTCTCAAGAAGCCCATGAACAAGCCTTGGCTGAAATCGTTGAAAAAATTAAACGCTTGGGTGCAATTAATTTAGCAGCTATTGAGGAATACGATACAGAATTGCAGCGTAAACAGCATTTAGATGAGCAATATCACGATCTTAGTGAGGCCCTTGCAACGCTTGATGCAGCCATTGAAAAGATGGACAAAGAAACACAACAACGCTTAAAAAATACCTTCGACGAAGTTAATACAGCGTTCCAATCACTTTTCCCCCGTCTTTTTGGTGGGGGTCGTGCAATGTTAGAGTTAACTTGCGATAATCTGCTAGAAGCTGGTATTTTAGTGATGGCTCAGCCTCCGGGTAAGCGAAATAGTACAATTCATTTACTTTCTGGTGGGGAAAAGGCGATGACGGCTGTGGCCTTGGTGTTTGCTATTTTTCAATTAAATCCATCACCATTTTGTATGTTGGATGAAGTAGATGCGCCACTTGATGATGTGAATGTTGGTCGATTTTGTACTTTAGTAAAAGAGATGTCACAATTCGTACAATTCCTGTTTATCACTCATAACAAAGTAACTATGGAATTGGCAGATCATTTAATTGGAGTAACTATGCGTGAACCTGGTGTTTCTCGTGTGGTTGCAGTAGATGTAGAACAGGCTTTGTCGATGAGCTCGTCGGAATGA
- a CDS encoding cell division protein ZipA C-terminal FtsZ-binding domain-containing protein, with the protein MQANWSLILNVLLLIGVVIAIGRLMKARRQSLNPVSYQPSFGQTENKQFDDIIAVRKVNHGFQDVTEEHHDNFTETTAAMGPMIGEFEEENHATSNEPGQSLMMFLLAKENRQLAGYELLQTVLAAGLRFGEGQLFHRHQHANGQGPVLCSLAAATASGVFDLQNIGAFSVRGLCLFMQSSGNPTIDAERLNIMYETAKQLRDGLDTHLLDEQRQPLTEASLARYYRKLNISETYELPALA; encoded by the coding sequence ATGCAGGCAAATTGGAGTCTTATCCTTAATGTTCTGTTACTCATTGGCGTTGTAATTGCTATTGGACGCTTGATGAAGGCCAGGCGCCAGAGCTTGAATCCCGTTAGTTATCAACCCTCCTTCGGACAAACAGAAAATAAACAGTTTGATGACATTATTGCTGTGCGCAAAGTTAATCATGGTTTTCAAGACGTTACCGAAGAGCATCACGATAACTTCACGGAAACAACAGCTGCAATGGGACCCATGATCGGTGAGTTTGAAGAAGAAAACCACGCTACTAGTAATGAGCCCGGTCAATCACTAATGATGTTTTTATTAGCTAAAGAAAATCGTCAATTGGCAGGTTATGAATTATTGCAAACAGTATTAGCTGCAGGCTTACGTTTCGGAGAAGGTCAGTTGTTTCATCGTCATCAACATGCCAATGGTCAAGGTCCCGTGCTTTGCAGTCTAGCAGCAGCAACAGCAAGTGGCGTATTTGATTTGCAAAATATCGGCGCTTTCAGCGTTAGAGGCCTATGTCTTTTTATGCAATCTTCAGGCAATCCAACAATAGATGCTGAGCGCCTTAACATTATGTATGAAACGGCAAAGCAACTTCGGGATGGTCTGGATACGCATTTGCTTGATGAGCAGCGCCAGCCACTGACAGAGGCCAGCTTGGCGCGCTACTATCGTAAGTTAAATATTAGCGAAACTTATGAATTGCCCGCTCTGGCTTAA
- a CDS encoding DUF167 domain-containing protein, which yields MNCPLWLKYNAQQLTLQIKVKPGAKQNKISFDSVDCLQISLQASPQDGKANKMLIQYLANLLGVMQKQITILYGTTSRNKVLGIKVVAGEQERLIKYFMEQLHQNNKL from the coding sequence ATGAATTGCCCGCTCTGGCTTAAATACAATGCTCAGCAACTTACACTACAAATAAAAGTTAAGCCGGGTGCCAAGCAAAACAAAATTTCATTTGATTCAGTAGATTGCTTGCAGATTAGCCTGCAAGCAAGCCCTCAAGATGGTAAAGCCAACAAAATGCTTATTCAGTATTTGGCAAACTTATTAGGTGTTATGCAAAAACAAATTACCATTCTATACGGCACTACCTCTCGTAATAAAGTGCTTGGTATAAAAGTGGTTGCTGGTGAACAAGAGAGATTAATAAAGTATTTCATGGAGCAACTGCACCAAAATAACAAATTGTAA
- a CDS encoding UDP-N-acetylmuramoyl-tripeptide--D-alanyl-D-alanine ligase — MNLNYIAKLLGNSCPGDTLITGICIDSRQIKPGDLFIALAGERFDGHDFIEEVAAKGALAVVCSRINNKVAIPQLLVPDTLKALAKIAAAHRQTIQCPVIALTGSNGKTSVKEMIASILPKPAHATTGNLNNHIGAPLSVLQLNSTHRYAVFELGANHIGEIAHTAAIVQPHVALINNIAPAHIGEFGSIDGVAKAKGEIYHALDSAGTAIVNDDDAYAHFWDGILGSKKVLRFSLTKPADIYAHNICFNEQGCAQFDLTLPTGQAQVTMQVPGEHTVSNALAAASCCYAVGISLTDIVRGLSQFRGVPGRMTFLNGKNQSLVIDDTYNANLRSVLTAVDVLAKRQGRRILVLGDMGELGSWTQEHHEEVGYAAQRQGIDLLLTCGVHSAHTSKAFGLSAKHYKTQEELAQDLLKKLDANTTVLVKGSRSAAMEKIVHQLVG, encoded by the coding sequence ATGAACCTAAACTATATTGCGAAATTACTGGGTAATTCGTGTCCTGGCGACACATTAATTACGGGTATTTGTATCGATAGTCGCCAGATAAAACCAGGGGACTTATTTATTGCTTTAGCGGGAGAACGCTTCGATGGTCATGATTTCATCGAAGAAGTGGCGGCGAAAGGTGCTCTTGCCGTTGTTTGTAGTCGAATAAATAATAAGGTTGCAATACCGCAGTTGCTCGTTCCCGACACGCTAAAGGCCTTGGCAAAAATTGCAGCTGCACATCGCCAAACTATTCAGTGCCCTGTGATTGCGTTAACAGGTAGCAATGGCAAAACAAGTGTAAAAGAAATGATCGCTTCCATTCTGCCAAAGCCGGCTCACGCCACTACAGGCAATTTAAATAACCATATTGGTGCTCCTTTAAGTGTCTTGCAATTGAATTCTACCCACCGCTATGCAGTATTTGAATTAGGTGCCAATCATATTGGGGAAATCGCGCATACGGCGGCTATTGTGCAGCCACATGTTGCGCTTATTAATAATATTGCGCCTGCACATATAGGTGAATTTGGTTCAATTGATGGTGTTGCCAAAGCAAAAGGTGAAATTTATCACGCATTAGATAGTGCTGGTACTGCCATAGTGAATGATGATGACGCTTATGCGCATTTTTGGGATGGAATCTTAGGGAGTAAAAAAGTCTTGCGTTTTTCCTTGACGAAACCTGCGGATATTTATGCACACAATATTTGTTTTAATGAACAAGGTTGTGCGCAATTTGATTTAACTCTTCCGACAGGGCAGGCACAAGTTACGATGCAAGTTCCTGGTGAGCATACGGTATCCAATGCGTTAGCTGCAGCAAGTTGTTGCTATGCAGTGGGAATCTCCCTAACTGACATTGTTCGAGGATTAAGTCAGTTTCGCGGCGTTCCTGGTCGGATGACTTTTTTAAATGGAAAAAATCAATCATTAGTAATTGATGATACTTACAATGCCAATTTACGCTCGGTACTTACTGCTGTTGATGTATTAGCTAAACGTCAGGGACGTCGTATTCTTGTTTTAGGAGATATGGGGGAGCTTGGTAGTTGGACGCAAGAGCATCATGAGGAAGTGGGCTATGCGGCGCAGCGTCAGGGGATTGATCTGCTGTTGACGTGTGGCGTTCATAGTGCACATACCAGTAAAGCATTTGGACTTAGTGCAAAACATTATAAAACGCAGGAAGAACTGGCCCAGGATTTGCTCAAAAAACTTGATGCCAACACGACTGTTTTAGTAAAAGGCTCACGTTCCGCGGCAATGGAAAAAATTGTGCATCAACTGGTGGGTTGA